A single Micromonospora luteifusca DNA region contains:
- a CDS encoding TldD/PmbA family protein yields MTELELAGQVIELVRRLGGPTVQAEAVVTRADLALTRFANSAIHQNVAESTVGVRLRLHVDGRTAAGSGSVLTADGLRALVERTLAAARLCPPDPGWPGLAPPTPTPDAPGVDEATAYAEPDQRADRVGAFVAAAGGLTTAGYCRTAHRSSAFANSAGHTAHGRSAEAAMDGIARRDGADGVARRYADRLSDLDGAELGAQAAAKAQAAADPVELPPGRYEVVFEPAAVADLLQNLSWYGFNGKRYAERQSFAEPGSAQFDSTVTLVDDPLGSSGLPFDAEGTGRRALTLVEAGTTRAVAHDRRTAAEAGAESTGHAVAGGATWGPMARNLRLSGAVAGPASPVGRSTTGTAAGAVVDADTAALVAGVRRGLLVSDLWYTRVLDPKSLVVTGLTRNGVWLIEDGTVVRAVRDLRFTESYPRALGPGAVLGLGARAVRQPDRVDGAWWAAPSLRLASWHFTGGASG; encoded by the coding sequence ATGACGGAGTTGGAGCTGGCCGGGCAGGTCATCGAGTTGGTCCGCCGCCTCGGTGGCCCGACCGTGCAGGCCGAGGCGGTGGTGACACGCGCGGATCTGGCGTTGACCCGCTTTGCCAATTCGGCCATCCACCAGAACGTCGCGGAGTCGACCGTCGGAGTCCGGCTCCGGCTACACGTCGATGGTCGGACCGCCGCGGGCAGCGGAAGCGTGCTCACCGCCGACGGCCTGCGCGCACTGGTGGAGCGCACCCTGGCCGCGGCGCGACTCTGCCCGCCCGACCCGGGCTGGCCGGGCCTGGCACCGCCCACACCCACGCCGGACGCTCCGGGGGTCGACGAGGCCACCGCGTACGCCGAGCCGGATCAGCGGGCCGACCGGGTCGGCGCGTTCGTGGCCGCCGCCGGGGGCCTCACCACGGCGGGATACTGCCGCACCGCGCACCGCTCGTCGGCGTTCGCCAACTCGGCCGGGCACACCGCGCACGGCCGCTCCGCGGAGGCGGCGATGGACGGCATCGCCCGCCGAGACGGGGCGGACGGGGTGGCCCGACGCTACGCCGACCGGCTCTCCGACCTCGACGGTGCCGAGTTGGGGGCGCAGGCGGCGGCGAAGGCGCAGGCGGCGGCCGACCCGGTCGAGCTGCCGCCGGGGCGCTACGAGGTGGTGTTCGAGCCGGCCGCCGTGGCGGATCTGCTGCAGAACCTCTCCTGGTACGGCTTCAACGGCAAGCGGTACGCCGAGCGGCAGTCGTTCGCCGAGCCGGGGTCGGCCCAGTTCGACTCGACGGTGACCCTGGTGGACGACCCGCTGGGTTCGTCGGGTCTACCGTTCGACGCGGAGGGCACCGGTCGACGGGCGCTGACCCTGGTCGAGGCGGGCACCACCCGGGCGGTGGCACACGATCGGCGGACGGCCGCCGAGGCGGGCGCGGAGTCCACGGGGCACGCGGTCGCGGGTGGAGCCACCTGGGGCCCGATGGCCCGCAACCTGCGCCTCTCCGGCGCTGTGGCCGGCCCGGCCAGCCCGGTTGGCCGGAGCACCACCGGCACGGCGGCCGGTGCGGTGGTCGACGCGGACACCGCCGCACTGGTCGCTGGCGTACGCCGAGGGTTGTTGGTCAGCGATCTCTGGTACACCCGGGTGCTCGACCCGAAGAGCCTCGTCGTCACCGGGTTGACCCGCAACGGCGTCTGGCTGATCGAGGACGGCACCGTCGTGCGGGCCGTACGCGATCTGCGGTTCACCGAGTCGTACCCGCGGGCCCTCGGGCCCGGGGCGGTGCTCGGGCTGGGCGCGCGGGCGGTGCGTCAACCAGACCGGGTGGACGGTGCCTGGTGGGCTGCCCCCTCGCTGCGGCTGGCGTCCTGGCACTTCACCGGAGGTGCTTCCGGCTGA
- a CDS encoding TldD/PmbA family protein produces MTEFDAATAAVQAALDAGARYADARVMHRRYESMTARNGDVEELTQDESIGLGVRALVGASWGFYAVPDLSDAAARDAGRRAARTAMASARVPGPPVDLVPVEAVTASWASNCEVDPLGVPLSDKGDLLVGATRTMAEHGADLAEGLYQIWDTAKWFVSSEGHRIDQRIRECGGGISATSIGDGETQRRSWPSYRGQYGTTGWELVESLDLAAHAAQIAEESRALLTAPLCPAGETDLILGGEQLALQIHESVGHAIELDRILGWEAAFAGTSWLDLAQLGSLRYGSELMNITIDPTIPGALGSFGFDDEGSPAVKRDAVRDGRWVGVLAGRDSAAMASLDYGGSVRADGWARLPMVRMTNVGLEPGPHTLDEIIAATDDGVLMDLNRSWSIDDKRLNFQFGCEVGWEIKKGRRGRMLRNPTYTGIGPLFWRSMDMLSSETVSWGTPNCGKGQPGQTGHTGHPAAPARFKNVRVGVSA; encoded by the coding sequence ATGACCGAGTTCGACGCGGCCACCGCCGCCGTCCAAGCCGCCCTCGACGCGGGCGCACGGTACGCCGACGCCCGGGTGATGCACCGCCGCTACGAGTCGATGACCGCGCGCAACGGGGACGTGGAAGAGCTGACCCAGGATGAGAGCATCGGGCTCGGTGTCCGCGCACTTGTCGGGGCGAGTTGGGGCTTCTACGCCGTACCCGATCTGTCGGACGCCGCCGCCCGCGACGCTGGCCGACGTGCGGCACGGACGGCGATGGCCAGCGCGCGGGTGCCCGGCCCGCCGGTCGACCTGGTGCCGGTCGAGGCGGTCACCGCCAGTTGGGCGTCCAATTGCGAGGTCGATCCGCTCGGGGTGCCGCTTTCGGACAAGGGTGACCTGCTGGTCGGCGCGACCCGCACGATGGCCGAGCACGGCGCGGACCTGGCCGAGGGCCTGTACCAGATCTGGGACACCGCCAAATGGTTCGTCTCCAGCGAGGGCCACCGGATCGACCAGCGGATCCGTGAGTGCGGCGGCGGCATCTCCGCCACCTCGATCGGTGACGGCGAGACGCAGCGCCGGTCCTGGCCGAGCTACCGAGGGCAGTACGGCACCACCGGCTGGGAGTTGGTCGAGTCGCTGGATCTGGCCGCGCACGCCGCGCAGATCGCCGAGGAGTCCCGGGCGTTGCTCACCGCACCGCTCTGCCCGGCCGGCGAGACGGATCTGATCCTCGGCGGCGAGCAGTTGGCCCTGCAGATCCACGAGTCGGTCGGCCACGCCATCGAGCTGGACCGGATCCTCGGCTGGGAGGCCGCGTTCGCCGGCACGTCCTGGCTGGACCTGGCCCAGCTCGGCTCGCTGCGCTACGGCTCGGAGCTGATGAACATCACCATCGACCCGACGATCCCGGGGGCGCTGGGCAGCTTCGGCTTCGACGACGAGGGTTCCCCGGCGGTCAAGCGGGACGCGGTCCGTGACGGCCGCTGGGTGGGTGTGCTCGCCGGCCGGGATTCCGCCGCCATGGCCAGCCTGGACTACGGCGGCAGCGTACGGGCCGACGGGTGGGCCCGGCTACCGATGGTGCGGATGACCAACGTCGGTCTGGAACCCGGCCCGCACACTCTGGACGAGATCATCGCTGCGACCGACGACGGTGTGCTGATGGACCTCAACCGGTCCTGGTCGATCGACGACAAGCGACTCAACTTCCAGTTCGGCTGCGAGGTCGGGTGGGAGATCAAGAAGGGTCGGCGGGGGCGGATGCTGCGCAATCCCACGTACACCGGGATCGGTCCGCTCTTCTGGCGGTCGATGGACATGCTCTCCAGCGAGACGGTCTCCTGGGGCACGCCCAACTGCGGCAAGGGCCAACCCGGTCAGACCGGGCACACCGGCCACCCGGCCGCGCCGGCCCGGTTCAAGAACGTCCGGGTGGGGGTATCGGCATGA
- a CDS encoding (deoxy)nucleoside triphosphate pyrophosphohydrolase, with translation MQTERANDGGQAERRDLKVIVGAAIIRDGRVLACARSAPPEVAGMWEFPGGKVEPGEAETDALIRECAEELAVRVEIGDRVGRNVRMAHGRSVLKVYAARLLHGDQPQALEHSALRWLAADELESVTWLPADAPIVAALRPLLKTT, from the coding sequence GTGCAGACCGAACGGGCGAATGATGGCGGGCAGGCCGAACGACGGGACCTGAAGGTGATCGTCGGCGCGGCGATCATCCGGGACGGGCGGGTGCTCGCCTGTGCGCGTTCCGCCCCGCCCGAGGTGGCGGGAATGTGGGAGTTTCCCGGCGGGAAGGTCGAGCCGGGGGAGGCCGAGACCGACGCGCTGATCCGGGAGTGCGCCGAGGAGCTGGCCGTACGCGTGGAGATCGGCGACCGGGTCGGCCGCAACGTACGGATGGCACACGGCCGTTCGGTGCTCAAGGTGTATGCCGCGCGCCTGCTGCACGGCGACCAGCCGCAGGCACTGGAGCACTCCGCGCTCCGCTGGCTCGCCGCCGACGAGCTGGAGTCGGTCACCTGGCTCCCGGCCGACGCCCCCATCGTCGCGGCCCTCCGCCCCCTACTAAAAACCACCTAA
- a CDS encoding fumarate reductase/succinate dehydrogenase flavoprotein subunit produces the protein MTTTTRIERHHYDVVVIGAGGAGLRAAIEARLAGKKTAIISKSLFGKAHTVMAEGGAAAAMGNVNSRDNWQVHFRDTMRGGKFLNNFRMAELHAKESPQRIWELETYGALFDRTKDGKISQRNFGGHEYPRLAHVGDRTGLELIRTLQQKIVSLQQEDQREYGSYDARIRVFSETTITELLLDGDRVAGAFGYYRESGEFILFEAPAVVLATGGVGRSYKVTSNSWEYTGDGHALALRAGATLINMEFLQFHPTGMVWPPSVKGILVTESVRGDGGVLKNSDGKRFMFDYVPDVFRKQYAETEEEADRWYTDPDNNRRPPELLPRDEVARAINSEVKAGRGSPAGGVFLDIASRRSADEIRRRLPSMYHQFKELADVDITSEPMEVGPTCHYVMGGVEVDPDSGAAFGHVRGLFAAGEVSGGMHGSNRLGGNSLSDLLVFGKRAGGHAASYADGLAAKPKVAVDAVEAAVETALAPLQRDTGESPYTLQQDLQAVMGDLVGIIRREGELADALRRLAELRERVAKVSAAGGRRYNPGWHLALDLRNMLVVSECTAKAALERQESRGGHTREDYPAMEPKWRQVNLVCSLDGDTVQLTRKPLPKMRPELIGLFERAELGKYLTDEELADFDALVADAGEADNR, from the coding sequence ATGACCACTACCACTCGTATCGAACGACACCACTACGACGTCGTCGTCATCGGGGCCGGCGGCGCCGGTCTGCGCGCGGCGATCGAGGCCCGGCTCGCCGGCAAGAAGACCGCGATCATCTCCAAGTCGCTCTTCGGCAAGGCACACACGGTGATGGCCGAGGGCGGCGCGGCCGCCGCGATGGGCAACGTGAACAGCCGGGACAACTGGCAGGTGCACTTCCGCGACACCATGCGCGGCGGCAAGTTCCTCAACAACTTCCGGATGGCCGAGCTGCACGCGAAGGAGTCGCCGCAGCGGATCTGGGAGCTGGAGACGTACGGTGCGCTCTTCGACCGCACCAAGGACGGCAAGATCTCCCAGCGTAACTTCGGTGGCCACGAGTACCCGCGGCTGGCGCACGTGGGCGACCGGACCGGCCTGGAGCTGATCCGCACCCTCCAGCAGAAGATCGTCTCGCTCCAGCAGGAGGACCAGCGGGAGTACGGCTCGTACGACGCCCGGATCAGGGTGTTCTCCGAAACGACCATCACCGAGCTGCTGCTCGACGGTGACCGGGTGGCCGGCGCGTTCGGCTACTACCGCGAGTCGGGCGAGTTCATCCTCTTCGAGGCGCCGGCCGTCGTGCTGGCCACCGGTGGCGTCGGCCGCTCCTACAAGGTCACCTCGAACTCGTGGGAGTACACCGGGGACGGGCACGCGTTGGCGCTGCGCGCCGGGGCGACGCTGATCAACATGGAGTTCCTCCAGTTCCACCCGACCGGCATGGTCTGGCCGCCCTCGGTGAAGGGCATCCTCGTCACCGAATCGGTACGTGGTGACGGTGGCGTCCTGAAGAACTCCGACGGCAAGCGGTTCATGTTCGACTACGTCCCCGACGTCTTCCGCAAGCAGTACGCGGAGACCGAGGAAGAGGCGGACCGCTGGTACACCGATCCGGACAACAACCGGCGCCCGCCGGAGCTGCTGCCCCGCGACGAGGTGGCCCGCGCGATCAACAGTGAGGTCAAGGCCGGCCGGGGCTCCCCCGCCGGCGGTGTCTTCCTCGACATCGCGAGCCGGCGTTCGGCCGACGAGATCCGCCGACGGCTGCCGTCGATGTACCACCAGTTCAAGGAGCTGGCCGACGTCGACATCACCTCCGAGCCGATGGAGGTCGGGCCGACCTGCCACTACGTGATGGGCGGCGTGGAGGTGGACCCGGACTCGGGTGCCGCCTTCGGCCACGTACGCGGGCTGTTCGCCGCCGGCGAGGTCTCCGGTGGCATGCACGGCTCCAACCGGCTGGGCGGCAACTCACTGTCCGACCTGCTGGTCTTCGGCAAGCGGGCCGGCGGGCACGCGGCCAGCTACGCCGACGGGCTGGCCGCCAAGCCGAAGGTGGCCGTGGACGCGGTCGAGGCTGCTGTAGAGACTGCGCTCGCCCCGCTGCAACGGGACACCGGCGAGAGCCCGTACACCCTGCAGCAGGACCTCCAGGCGGTCATGGGGGATCTGGTGGGGATCATCCGCCGGGAGGGCGAACTGGCCGACGCGCTCCGTCGGCTCGCCGAGTTGCGTGAGCGGGTGGCCAAGGTGAGCGCGGCCGGCGGCCGACGCTACAACCCGGGCTGGCACCTGGCCCTGGATCTGCGCAACATGCTGGTGGTCTCGGAGTGCACCGCGAAGGCGGCGCTGGAGCGGCAGGAGTCGCGCGGCGGGCACACCCGGGAGGACTATCCGGCGATGGAGCCGAAGTGGCGGCAGGTCAACCTGGTCTGCTCGTTGGACGGTGACACCGTGCAGCTGACCCGCAAGCCACTGCCGAAGATGCGGCCGGAGCTGATCGGCCTCTTCGAGCGGGCGGAGCTGGGCAAGTACCTCACCGACGAGGAGCTCGCTGACTTCGACGCCCTCGTCGCCGACGCTGGAGAGGCGGACAACCGATGA
- a CDS encoding 4a-hydroxytetrahydrobiopterin dehydratase has product MRVLFNSRAKQDYLSDALTLLSGWTREGEQIRRTLAIDDSQHAALTERVKVVADALHLRPEISRSPDSTQIRVGHGNGEPLTEGEVLLAARIEDAYRAVTES; this is encoded by the coding sequence ATGCGCGTGTTGTTCAACAGCAGGGCCAAGCAGGACTATCTTTCCGACGCGTTGACCTTGCTGTCTGGTTGGACGCGCGAAGGTGAGCAGATCCGACGGACGCTCGCGATCGACGATTCCCAACACGCCGCCCTCACTGAACGGGTCAAGGTCGTCGCGGACGCGCTGCACCTGCGCCCCGAGATCAGCCGTTCGCCCGACAGCACCCAGATCCGGGTCGGGCACGGCAACGGCGAGCCGCTGACCGAGGGTGAGGTCCTGCTGGCCGCCCGCATCGAGGACGCGTACCGGGCGGTCACCGAGTCCTGA
- a CDS encoding succinate dehydrogenase/fumarate reductase iron-sulfur subunit → MSAKRQFRIWRGDETGGDLQDYMVEVNEGEVVLDVIHRLQATDAPDLACRWNCKAGKCGSCSMEINGKPRLGCMTRMSTFGDEETVTVTPLRTFPVIRDLVTDVSFNYEKARETPAFAPPADVAPGDYRMQQVDVERSQEFRKCIECFLCQTVCHVIRDHDENKQAFSGPRYFIRAAELDMHPLDSRTDRKEYAQAEQGLGFCNITKCCTEVCPEHIKITDNGIIPMKERVVDRRYDPLVWLGSKIFRRGETPQTSVTTARQGSPTPGSARGGLHSHAGGSHDSQAEAQAQSGVNWHREVPHPTAPAVDDRGKLPLTELTFDRAAAPSPFGDDVTFPLPPEHLNFAHPEQDDKQH, encoded by the coding sequence ATGAGCGCGAAGCGTCAGTTCCGGATCTGGCGGGGTGACGAGACCGGCGGGGACCTGCAGGACTACATGGTCGAGGTGAACGAGGGCGAGGTCGTCCTCGACGTCATCCACCGCCTGCAGGCCACCGACGCGCCCGACCTGGCCTGCCGCTGGAACTGCAAGGCCGGCAAGTGCGGCTCCTGCTCCATGGAGATCAACGGCAAGCCGCGGTTGGGCTGCATGACCCGGATGTCGACCTTCGGCGACGAGGAGACCGTCACGGTCACCCCGCTGCGCACCTTCCCGGTCATCCGGGACCTGGTCACCGACGTCTCGTTCAACTACGAGAAGGCACGGGAGACCCCGGCGTTCGCCCCGCCGGCGGACGTGGCTCCGGGTGACTACCGGATGCAGCAGGTCGACGTCGAGCGCTCGCAGGAGTTCCGCAAGTGCATCGAGTGCTTCCTGTGCCAGACGGTCTGCCACGTGATCCGCGATCACGACGAGAACAAGCAGGCGTTCTCCGGCCCGCGATACTTCATCCGCGCTGCCGAGTTGGACATGCACCCACTGGACAGCCGGACCGACCGCAAGGAGTACGCGCAGGCCGAACAGGGCCTCGGATTCTGCAACATCACCAAGTGCTGCACCGAGGTCTGCCCCGAGCACATCAAGATCACTGACAACGGGATCATCCCCATGAAGGAACGGGTCGTCGACCGCAGGTACGATCCCCTTGTGTGGCTTGGTAGCAAGATCTTCCGTCGGGGCGAGACGCCCCAGACCAGCGTGACCACTGCCCGTCAGGGCTCGCCGACGCCGGGCTCAGCCCGTGGTGGGCTGCACTCGCACGCGGGTGGGTCCCACGACTCGCAGGCTGAGGCGCAGGCGCAGAGCGGCGTCAACTGGCATCGGGAGGTGCCCCACCCGACCGCTCCGGCTGTCGACGACCGGGGCAAGCTTCCGCTGACCGAGCTCACCTTCGACCGGGCTGCCGCGCCGTCGCCGTTCGGCGACGACGTGACCTTCCCGCTGCCTCCGGAGCACCTCAACTTCGCGCACCCGGAGCAGGACGACAAGCAGCACTAG